The Nicotiana tomentosiformis chromosome 9, ASM39032v3, whole genome shotgun sequence genome contains the following window.
cttgtattattttcttgaaaaatacattatatagttgtaatAATTTTACtaggactaaagaaatatttgtagcacaagttacatattttgtatGAAAACTTTACTGGAAAAAACCCGACCTGAATATCCGAAAAACCCGAAAAACTCAAGATTGAAAAACAcgaaaaattcgaaattaaaaaactcgattttgttggtttggtttatagatttaaaaatccgaTACCATTAATTTagtttgataattaaaaaatccgaaccaaacccGATCTATATACACCGCCTAAAGAAAATAATGGATTCTATGACACCCGGAAATTCATAGCTTCTCCTTGTGTATGCTCCACGTCCTATATATACCTAATCTTATTGTCATAAATCTTTCATCAACTAGTTTCTGAGTTGTGCTCTCTTCCAGCTTAGCTACTACCATTCTTGCCCTCCAGCTACTTGCTTTCACTATGGCTTTCAAGCCTATACCACTTCTCTTTGCCGTTTTGCTTCTCATCACTTCTAGCGTATGTCTATCATCAACACTTCATTTCTATAACTACAAAAGATACTTACCTAGTTTACTATGCTTAGATCCATAAGATTAAATAGAACCTAATATATGAACTCTAGAGTCGTATCGTACATTTTCCATTATATTGCTAAGCATGACTGAGCATTTACATTATTCGCCAAAAAAGACGTTTGTTCTTAAATTCATGCTCATGATTAACACATTTTAACTAGGGACTAGGGTAAACTACTTACATTTATGAAGAGTACTAAGATTCTTTTATATGTACCCAAAAACAAAGCATACGTAGTTCACAAAAGTGACGTGTTAGTTCATGAACCTTTTATTCCTTTTGGTTGCAGATCGGAGATAGCAACACTGCCCCTGGTGCTTTCCCTCATGGTAAGATATCAAGCCCCCCACCACCACCAGTCAATGCATCCACTCCATACCCACCCACCCAGGTCacccctcctcctcctcctccaccgCCACCTCCAGTCAAGCTACCACCATCCCCATCTCCGGCGGTCAAACCTCCACCACCACCAGTCCCTACTCACCCCGTTTCACCACCAAAGAACACAGCAGGTATAACGCATTTATATAAGAGTTCAAGTCCTATCTTTACTTTGTTTCCTACATTTGTCCCCTGTTTTCTTATGTCTAGTATTTAAACAAATTTGACTTTCTTTGTATTTGTAATAGAAAACTATTTATACGATATCTTATGCATTGAAATCGCGCAATAGAAACATAGTCACACTATATATCTccattaaaagaaagaaaagtaaaagaaaaaggaTCGGAATCTATACGTTGAATCACAATTTTTTTGAACCGTATGCATCAAAAGATGCTTGTACGGTTCCTAAGAATATAATCAAACGGCTTTATTATATTTTTAGGCCAAAATGTTGATAATGAGATCTGCAAATCTTATTGGTCTTATAGTATATTTCAATATCGAGAATGAGATAAAAGATGTTTATCAACTGGCTAGGTGAGAAATAAGCATGGGGTCGTACTCTTATTTCGTCTAGAACAACAATTTTTATTAACAGTAGCGAAGAAGGGAACTCCACATAAGTTACACACAATGATAACTAGTGACCTGATACAGTGGTAACTACTAAGTCACTTGTAAGGTAATTATAAGAAAATCTCTATAATAAACATTAACGGGTAACCTGATACAATGATAACTAACTTAAATTCTTTCTATAATTAATCTTCAAGTGATCTCTGGAATGTCCTTCGGTAACAAGTTTTTCTATTTATGTATGTGCAGACTGCGTTCCCCTATGCCAGGTGAGGTGCAAGTTGCATTCGAGGCAGAATGTATGCCTAAGAGCATGCACTACTTGTTGTTTAAGATGCAAATGTGTTCCGCCAGGCCAATATGGGAACCTAGAGAAATGTGGCAAATGTTATGCTAATATGACCACCCGCGGAGGCAGGCGCAAGTGCCCATGAATATTGAGATTGAAGCTCTAAGATGGATTATATAGGAACTGTTGCATGACTTTGCATATGTGAACTGTAATAGCTGACTAGCACCAGTTATAATTTTCAGAAGAGATTTTGATAAATAAATGCCCTACTTGACACAATGACTAAGCTGGCTCATTTTCATTCCATGTCATCCCTTTGCTTCAGTAGTTAACACTAATGCATTATGA
Protein-coding sequences here:
- the LOC104102157 gene encoding gibberellin-regulated protein 14-like yields the protein MAFKPIPLLFAVLLLITSSIGDSNTAPGAFPHGKISSPPPPPVNASTPYPPTQVTPPPPPPPPPPVKLPPSPSPAVKPPPPPVPTHPVSPPKNTADCVPLCQVRCKLHSRQNVCLRACTTCCLRCKCVPPGQYGNLEKCGKCYANMTTRGGRRKCP